A genomic region of Methylobacterium durans contains the following coding sequences:
- a CDS encoding metallophosphoesterase family protein has product MAGLRARWFQRRAREQCRSVPDKCRVYVIGDIHGCAELLSRILNFITADLKDRPIEEPWVVLLGDYVDRGLGSRVVLDILTTAPLPARCIPLRGNHEQMLLDFLVEPHRGIDWIRNGGLETLHSYGIDVRPLHSWGGYAEIAAALRARLPPLHLGFLERTMPRCEIGDYFFCHAGVRPGVPLKEQSDVDLLWIRDPFLSAKCDFGKMIVHGHTPVDQPSVLHNRINIDTGAYISGKLTCLILEDSRTTFVSTNSSRRDAWP; this is encoded by the coding sequence GTGGCGGGTCTCCGTGCAAGATGGTTCCAAAGACGCGCTCGCGAGCAATGCCGCTCCGTTCCAGACAAATGCCGGGTCTATGTGATCGGTGATATCCACGGCTGTGCAGAACTGCTCAGCCGGATTTTAAACTTCATCACGGCGGATCTCAAGGATCGCCCGATTGAGGAACCGTGGGTCGTTCTGCTCGGCGATTATGTCGACCGCGGGCTCGGGAGCCGCGTGGTCCTCGACATTCTCACGACGGCCCCCCTTCCAGCACGTTGCATTCCTCTTCGTGGCAATCACGAGCAGATGTTGCTCGATTTTCTTGTCGAACCCCATCGAGGGATCGACTGGATCCGAAACGGCGGTCTCGAAACACTGCATTCCTATGGCATCGATGTCCGCCCTCTCCACTCTTGGGGCGGATACGCTGAGATTGCAGCGGCCCTACGCGCGAGGCTGCCGCCTCTCCATTTGGGATTTCTTGAGCGCACGATGCCACGTTGCGAGATCGGGGATTATTTCTTTTGTCACGCGGGCGTTCGTCCCGGCGTGCCGCTCAAGGAACAATCCGACGTCGATCTGCTGTGGATCAGAGATCCGTTTCTCTCAGCGAAATGTGATTTTGGAAAAATGATCGTTCATGGTCATACTCCCGTCGATCAACCCTCAGTTCTTCACAATCGGATCAATATCGATACCGGAGCTTATATCTCCGGAAAGCTCACCTGCCTCATCCTCGAAGATTCTCGAACGACGTTCGTCAGCACAAATTCTTCCCGCCGAGATGCATGGCCCTGA
- a CDS encoding class I SAM-dependent methyltransferase has protein sequence MKLAAGEGMMSHLLNAETHFAFGENWQSFVKLIDDQRIAAAETDLLRLLGRGDLANKSFLDIGSGSGLSSLAAARLGVASIMATDIDENSTAATRSLLQARLLDSNVDWTARVVSVFDLPQNQYDVVYSWGVLHHTGDMWRAIREAAMRVKPGGLFAIAIYAKTSLCGFWRAEKAFYAHAPGFVQACIRAIYSVWHFTITALATRRNPFTLAKQYNARGMDKGHDVHDWLGGYPYESATPEEIRSFVSDLGFELVRQNLAPGKRHGLLASGCDEYLFRRT, from the coding sequence GTGAAGCTGGCCGCTGGCGAGGGAATGATGAGTCACTTGCTTAATGCGGAAACGCATTTCGCGTTCGGTGAAAACTGGCAGTCTTTCGTCAAGTTGATCGACGACCAGCGCATAGCCGCGGCTGAAACAGACCTGCTACGCCTGCTCGGACGCGGCGATTTGGCTAACAAGTCGTTCCTCGACATTGGAAGCGGATCGGGCCTGTCATCGCTCGCTGCCGCTCGACTGGGCGTCGCGTCGATCATGGCGACTGACATCGACGAAAATTCCACGGCAGCTACCAGATCCTTGTTGCAGGCAAGGTTGCTTGATTCAAACGTTGATTGGACAGCCAGAGTCGTCAGCGTTTTCGATCTTCCTCAAAATCAGTACGATGTCGTCTATAGCTGGGGCGTGCTTCACCACACCGGCGACATGTGGCGCGCCATTCGCGAAGCAGCGATGCGCGTCAAGCCCGGCGGATTGTTCGCCATCGCGATTTACGCAAAGACCTCCCTGTGCGGCTTTTGGCGTGCTGAGAAAGCCTTCTACGCGCATGCCCCCGGCTTCGTGCAAGCCTGTATTCGAGCAATCTATAGCGTGTGGCACTTCACCATTACTGCACTGGCCACGCGACGCAATCCCTTCACGCTCGCGAAGCAGTACAACGCTCGCGGCATGGACAAGGGCCACGATGTCCACGATTGGCTCGGCGGCTACCCATACGAGTCCGCGACGCCTGAAGAGATCCGATCGTTCGTTTCCGATCTTGGCTTTGAGCTCGTGCGTCAGAATCTTGCCCCTGGCAAACGCCACGGCCTTCTTGCCTCGGGGTGTGACGAATACCTGTTCCGACGGACGTGA
- a CDS encoding sugar phosphate nucleotidyltransferase: MKAVIQCGGFGSRLMPYAMVLPKPLMPVGSQPVLELLIGWVRRNGISEIIITTGYLGCLIKTFFGDGSKWGVDITYTEEAGPLGTIGSLSLLREVLDEPFIVLNGDILTDLNLERMIAFHHEMDAAVTIATVARQTKLDYGVLDGAPNTWIESFREKPSLTHSVSMGVYCLNPDVIRHVPREMPFGFDDLVLRLLAHQAHVCSFRHDGFWLDIGRLDDFRDAQALPWVKPLPLKETFWIQLK, translated from the coding sequence ATGAAAGCGGTGATCCAGTGCGGAGGATTCGGCAGCCGCCTCATGCCGTACGCCATGGTGCTTCCGAAGCCTTTGATGCCGGTTGGTTCCCAACCGGTGCTGGAACTCCTGATCGGCTGGGTCCGCCGGAACGGTATCTCCGAGATCATCATCACCACCGGATACCTGGGTTGTTTGATCAAGACATTCTTCGGCGATGGGTCGAAATGGGGTGTCGACATCACGTACACCGAAGAGGCCGGACCGCTCGGCACGATCGGCTCCTTGTCGTTGTTGCGCGAGGTTCTGGATGAGCCCTTCATCGTATTGAACGGCGACATCCTCACGGATCTGAATCTCGAACGTATGATCGCCTTCCACCATGAGATGGATGCGGCCGTCACGATCGCGACCGTCGCGCGCCAGACGAAACTCGACTACGGGGTCTTGGACGGCGCGCCCAATACCTGGATCGAGAGCTTTCGCGAAAAGCCATCCCTCACGCACTCTGTCAGTATGGGCGTGTACTGTCTGAACCCTGACGTGATCAGACACGTTCCGCGCGAGATGCCCTTCGGTTTCGACGACTTGGTCCTTCGGCTTCTCGCTCATCAGGCGCATGTCTGCTCGTTTCGTCATGACGGCTTCTGGCTCGACATCGGACGCCTCGATGATTTTCGGGATGCCCAGGCTCTACCATGGGTTAAGCCACTCCCCCTCAAGGAAACATTTTGGATCCAGCTCAAGTAG